The Gammaproteobacteria bacterium genome has a window encoding:
- a CDS encoding LysR family transcriptional regulator, protein MRHATLRQLKVFEAIARHLSFTRAAEELHLTQPTVSMQIKQLTGTVGMPLFEQIGKRIHLTGAGQALHATCREIFDSIERFEMDVANRKGLKKGHLKLAAITTAKYFVPRALGPFCQRYPGIEVSLKVTNRERVLEWLANNLDDLYILGQPPDNLDVVYKSFLENPLVVIARHDHPLAGKRRIALERIAKEPFLMREPGSGTRMATQRLFDKNRLKINISMEIGSNEAIKQAIAGGLGISVLSRHTLALEGESGPFAVLDVQGFPIERHWYAVYPAGKHLSVVARAFYDYLLSEGTRVAESPFASGKTRRGS, encoded by the coding sequence ATGCGCCACGCCACCTTACGCCAGCTAAAGGTGTTTGAAGCCATCGCGCGCCACTTGAGCTTTACGCGCGCCGCCGAAGAGCTTCATCTCACCCAGCCCACCGTTTCCATGCAAATCAAACAGCTCACTGGCACGGTGGGCATGCCGTTGTTCGAGCAAATCGGCAAACGCATCCACCTCACCGGCGCCGGCCAGGCGCTCCATGCCACCTGCCGTGAGATATTCGACAGTATCGAGCGCTTCGAGATGGATGTCGCGAACCGTAAAGGTTTGAAAAAAGGGCATCTCAAGCTCGCGGCGATCACTACCGCGAAATATTTCGTGCCGCGTGCGCTGGGACCGTTTTGCCAGCGTTACCCGGGGATCGAGGTGTCGCTCAAGGTTACCAATCGTGAGCGCGTGCTGGAATGGCTGGCCAATAATCTGGATGACCTGTACATTCTGGGTCAGCCGCCGGACAACCTGGATGTGGTCTACAAGTCATTTCTGGAAAATCCGCTGGTGGTCATCGCGCGTCACGATCATCCGCTCGCCGGTAAACGCCGCATTGCGCTGGAACGCATCGCCAAGGAGCCGTTTCTGATGCGTGAACCAGGCTCCGGCACGCGCATGGCCACACAGCGTCTGTTTGACAAAAACCGTCTCAAAATCAACATCAGCATGGAGATCGGCAGCAACGAGGCGATCAAGCAAGCTATCGCGGGGGGGTTGGGGATATCGGTATTGTCGCGTCACACCCTCGCGCTGGAGGGAGAAAGCGGCCCGTTTGCGGTGTTGGACGTACAGGGCTTCCCCATAGAGCGCCACTGGTACGCGGTATACCCGGCCGGTAAACATTTGTCGGTGGTGGCGCGTGCGTTTTACGATTATTTGCTCAGCGAGGGCACGCGCGTCGCCGAGTCGCCGTTTGCCTCCGGTAAAACCCGGCGCGGCAGCTAA